Part of the Hippoglossus stenolepis isolate QCI-W04-F060 chromosome 4, HSTE1.2, whole genome shotgun sequence genome is shown below.
ccccccccctctaccAGCACACAGATATGAATTACCTATAGTTATGAggtatattatgtataaattTTTTAtacttcttctctccttccctgcaTTCATATCCCTGTGTATACTGAGTATGTTATCGACGGACCAACCACTGTGCAAGTGTATCCTGTGCACATACTTGCTAAAGCTCTTATTTCCCGACTGCATGTGAacgcagctcctctgcagaaaaaGGTGAAGCTGGGTGGGGGGGCGTGGCTCGGCTGGATCACGTGTTGCAGGTGCAGCCATCATGTATTTGAGAGGAAAGCAGCCTGTCAGTCACTTTGCGGTTTGTTTGGAACGGAACACGAGCAAGAATGAGTTTCGATCTGTCGTCAGGTGAGTTCGCACTTTAATCCACTTTCATTTGTTAATTTGAAACCGTCACAGGTCGTTCCGTGACTGCGCGTGGCAGCAGCTGAAGGAATAAACAAAAAGTGTATTTGATGTGCAGCTTCACTTTACTTTGCTCTGGGTGACCCTTTAATTCTAACTTGAATcggctctgtgtgtctgttctgcagctgtGGGCGATAAGGAGGAGGTGGTGCAGAGTGAGGAGGCTCAAAAGGATGAGTTCAGTTTTCCCTGGAGCAAGAAGAAGGACGGTGACAAGGAAAAGGTAGGAGCCTTGTGTGTGTACGTCAACATAAGTTGTCAATAGTTATCGCAATATAATTGTCATGGATAGCTGTGCAGTAAAAAGTATGTGGATTTCctatgcattgtgcaaacacagcgATGAGGTATAACACTGAATTGCTCTGCCTCAGGTTtggtgtttgtctttctctgtccattAAAAGATCGTTTAAATCCACAACTTTTACCCGGGAgttaaaataatagaaataataattcGACATCTATCGTGATAATTGTCGACTTCGACTGATATGAAAGTGattatcttgatatcattttctGGCCATATTGTCCATCCCTGAGTTTAAGAACTTTTTCAGGTACTGACATATATGGTTAATCTTTCTCTGGATAGCTTTGAAAAAACTTATTGAATTAACTATTGTTTTAAGAACGTTGcccccttttttaaatctggatTTTGGCTGATGGCtcttaattattttaattgttaGTTATGATCACTGGGCCCAAAATCAACCCTTAGGAGATAGCACACTCGATTGTAGATCTTCCCGTGGTCAACTTTtgcccttttttatttttatctctaGGGTGGCAAGGAAAAGGGCTGCAGCAAGGACAAGAGTGACAGCAAGTCTAGCAAGGACAGCAAGGACAAGAGTGGCAGCAAGTCTAGCAAGTCTGGCAAGGACAAGAGTGACAGCAAGTCTGGCAAGGACAAGAGTGACAGCAAGTCTAGCAAGGACAAGAGTGGCTGCAAGTCAAAGGACGGACACGAGAAGAAGCAAAAGAAAGAGCACAAAGATGGGGAGAAACATggctcctcatcatcctcctcttcatcatcatcatcaaactcCTCCAGCAGCGATGAGGTGAGTCATATGCTGCACTTTTAAAGGGCAAAGTTTCCATTCGTCACCACATGCTTTTCTTGACTGTTTTACTGCTGCTTCATTTTGTTGGTTGTAGCTCAATAAAATGCAGCTCGACAGGTAACGCAGCTGTCACGCCTTGTTTCAAAGGTTGACTGCCTAATAGTCAGTGGTGTGTTCACTTGTGTGGaacatccacacaaacaggTCTGACCAGCACCTCCTGTTTTCACCCGGCATGCCACACCacaccctctgtgtgtgtgtgtgcgtgtgtgtgtgtgtgtgtgtgtgtgtgtgtgtgtgtgtgtgtgtgtgtgtgtgtgtgtgtgtgtgtgtgtgtgtgtgtgtgtgtgtgtgtgtgtgtgtgtgtgtgtgtgtgtgtgtgtgtgtgtgtgtgtgtgtgtgtgtgtgtgtgtcatttatGGCTCATTCTGTCGTCAAGAGACTCCGTCCCTGCTTTACCTGCAAATGACGGAAGGGGAGAAGAGAAGCGACAGAGTTCAGCCCCACCTCCCTCAGATAAGAGAGTCGTAAAAGAGCTGTTGTTGTTCAATCACTTCAATGGACGAGAACACGCTGCTCTCAGACCTGCTCTAAGACTTCACGacattcctcctccacaaaaaaaaggaacaaaaccCAGTGCTTGTTACGGctcatgctgctgcagaaatgatTCATACATTAAAGATAGAGAAGGAGCTGTGGCTCTTAAGATGTCCTTTAATAAATCATGTCTCCTTTCTGCAGTAACAGCATTGtcctttttgtcatttcaggACTGATGCTTCCTGGGGGACAGGGCTGCTCTGTTAGTCTCTTATCATGTCGTCTATTGACaaaatgagagtgtgtgtgtttgagggtaCAGTAGCATCAACTGTCCTTCTCGTCCCAGCACTGGTGTCACAGAAACATCATGGTCTTGTGTAAACGAAGGTGCCAATTCCTAGAAGTAAATGTTCTGACGACAAACAAAACGACTCCGGGtgttttttggtcttttttctCTCCGTAAAATTCTCCTGTCAAGTAAAAGTGTCTTTTCTTgtcttcaccactagatgtcagcgTTTTCTATTTTAAGGTGTCCCAAGTATATGATTGaagaaagtttatttttaggatttctttttttacaatacaaaagaaatgacagacacttaataaacatgataaaagggacattttcaaACAGGTTGTAGATGCAGACATGCATCAAGCTtgttgaaatgataaaaaatttTAAAGTATGTTCTACTCTTCAACTAAAAGAATGGATAAACAAAAGGAACTTGTTTATTGTTAaccatttgaaaaataatttttcatttttggcatttttgcttTCTGGCATTGCTTGTTGCTTCATATCTCATATCTCTCAAATCTGTACAACTATAAGCTTTGTTATTGTAAGTCAACAAACCATAATAAACAAAAGTACAGAAATTGTGTTtataaatagagaaaaaataatcATCCCATTTTCTCCTGCCACTCTCTGTTGCCATTGTGCGTTATCAACATGTTTTCCACCGCATGTCATTAAATGGAATAATGTAACATGATGAGGTAGAAGACAGAGGCCGAGGCTTTCTGTtgcaaaaagaacaaatgttcTAGctgttgtggtttttattttagatcaAATTGAACAGGATCATGCAAACAACAATCTCTCACTGGAAGTCAGGGCCCCCCCCACGTCACTGTTCATAGAGGATTAAACTGGAAAACCTTGTTCCTCGGTGACAGATGACAATCGGCATCGTTCTTATTTTGACCTGAAGTGATGCTGTCAACAGGTGACAATGGACCTGAAGGAAGTATTCAGATGATTTACTTCAGTTAATACAACAATCACAGTGTAAAAATCCTCCAATGACAATCCCCTGTGGGCATCTCTTAACCGGCTGCAGGGGCTTGTTTATAATCTAAGATAAAAACcatacatttctgtattttcacgGTGGCTGAGAGAGCTCAATGCACTGCATTTGCAAGGaagtcacaacacaagcaaacttcgaaaacatcttcatcaatttgtgaagttattgaagtctgctcctcgtcagtggtgatggaactttACAAACctttgaactacagccaggttcatcacttcttttggtcccctggaaacatctCCTTTGTGGTTTTCGCAGttttgcagcgcatgtgtcgtcaatttgataaagttgttttcttaatttgcaagtgtttattctatttgcatgtgttttcttaatttgcagtgcgttgagctctctcaaCGTAGTATTCAATCCTTTGGCAGCAGAAAGCCAAGAGCTCTGTGTTCCACCTCATTGAGTTCCACACTCATGAAGACCAGAGTCATATCTACAAAATCAAGATAGCACATGGTTCAAATAACCTGTGAAGTATTAAgacatattatgttttttatgctAAGACATATTTTGGTGTATTTTGGCTAAATTTTggtgaaaaagtgttttgtagtttttaatttaGAACACAATTCAGTACTTTTATGATTTATACCCTGTTAGTTTATGTTGTTCAGAGTGTGGTGATATGAAGCATTTTAAGATTCTCCATGACGTCAAATGACTGCAACTTCAATGTAGTCACTGACAGACCATTTCCATTCCAGAGTGCAACGGGTTATGCATTTAAAGTGTAATATAAGTAAAGAACACTGATGTAATGTTAGtgaaatatgtataatataaagAAAAGTACTCGTTATGCAGAAGGAGCCTGTTTAGGGTTATAttatagttttatagttttCTCATGTATAAGCAGCATCTTAatgttggtttataaaaaatatgaaatgaatgaGGTAATACATTATATATCTGTGATTTGCAGATTAACTAGTGACCATATTAGTGAGATAATGTGAAGAGTACAACATTTACCTGTGGCAcaagaggtagagagggtcgcCCATAGATGGTCAGTGGctcgatccccggctcctccagtctgcaagATACTGagggctgtgctgacagtgtagGTGTGTGGTAGAAAAAGTAACTGAATGGTTGTGAAGCACTTTATCAATACAGTCCATTAACCATATTAAGCAGCGTCGAAATAACTCAAGCACTAATGCCTAAATATTTCACTCATGTACAATGAGAAAGtacaaaacacagtaaaagtaCAGTAAATTAATGTTAATTAATATTCCATGTCTGACATTGACATACTCTGAgctgaaattataaaaaactgTAGCTTCTCAACACACGGTCCGACGGCTCAGACAACTTCTCCGTTTACCTGACATCAATATTCCAGTTATTGTGAACTGCAGCCGGGGCTGTCAGCAGAAGAGAATTACAACATTAAGCATCGGGGATCTCCTTCAGGTCTTTTGAATCTTTTATGGGgcgcagaagaagaaaaatgaagcaGTCTCAGAAGGGAATCAATAATAAATCAAGCATGCATCTTTCGGTGGCTGCTGGAGAAACCCAATTTAACCCATCCATCATGTTCAAAGCCTTCTGTTATTTAACCTGTGAGGGAATATTGAAGGGAGGAATCAGTGGGCGAGGTACGAGAGCGTGTTCTTGATGTATTGATGTGGTCAAATGAAACATGCACGAGGTTCCATTTGGGCCAAAAGTGTGCGTCTCTTTTCAGAGCAGCATGTGTTTCATCCATCTGACATATCCCTCATGGAGCATGTGGCTCTGTGAACTGCGTCTGTTTGATTTTGTCTTGCTTCTGCcacctgactggctgcatcactgGTTTAGGCACAGGCAGTTGCAATCACCAGCTCTTTTAAAATTCTACTAATAAATGCAGAAATCTGTCTGTTCTATGATTTCCTCGACAACCTCTATTCCAGTCGACTTCAGACTTGGCCAGGATGTTCCTGGTGACCAGAGGAGGTGCAGTGTCCAGACTCCAACCCCCTAACGCTCCATTTACTTCAAGCTGCACTGGCTGTTTCCGTGTAAAGACGTTTGAGATCCAACACTTTTATGATGTCCCTGATGTTGTCTGTGAATTGTCAGTTTACCACAAGGTTTTGTAACATGCTTACAGGCCTACAGTCACTAGTCAAGTGCTATAAAATCCTTGGCACAAAGAAAATCTCAAAAGTCTCCCTCCGGCAGCCTAATACACCCCTCAAAATTATATATTCAAAAGTTTTGTCATGAAATAATTCCCCTCGTGGCCCCAGAGAGCAAACAGATGAGGGCCACTTCAGGCTATGAGGCAACACGTCCGTCCTTCTCGTGGTCTGAACAAAATGGATGGGAGCCTAAAGCTGTCCactattaaaacaaaatattccAAGACAAATATGCAGTGCTCTCagcaaggtgtaatctggagGGAACCTAAAGTGCCAGATGTGggatgtgggccaaatctgggcccaAACTCTTTTCCTATGTGGGTTAAATTGGCTCAAATGTAATTTCCTCCACCCGCAAGATGACAGGATTGGTTCCTTAGGTacgtgacatcacaaacccttGCTGTCTGAAtctgtcttttagttttttttatcaaactgttaTTTGTTTACTGCAGTGTGTGGGCCCGGTTATACTGAAACGTGAATGTTTCAGTCTCTCAATCTCTGCGTGCGAGGAGGCGAACAAAAACCCTAACTCCACTTACTGTGGCAAATCACATCATGGCTTAATCTGGAGTTTAACTTTGGTGAACGTTGACCCataattttcattttgcatGGGTGTATGTGTGCCCTTAAGGAAGAAACACTCAGCTATGGCGTTGAGCTCATTTCTTTCAAAATGCGTCTTTCATCACATAAAAGGTGCAAGGGGGACATATTTAGGGGGACAAATGCCAAAAAACGTTTTGGTGCGATATCCTCAGTTGTGAGAATTTGCAGCTTTTCTGTCTCATGTGATATTAAATAGAGTTTGAACTGTGGAGTCTCAGATTAAACATGCAATTTCAAGATATAACATTTGGCTGTGGGTTAACAAAACCTCACACATGTAAGTTTTGAAGCTGAAGTACCGGCAGCATTCTACAGCCGACAGCGGCTGAAGCTTTAAATGCATTGCACCATTAAAGCCAGTGTTCTCTTGGGTGACACCAGAGTACTTCAGGTAAAACACCAAACACCCTGCACCCGTCTCTGCACCTCTCACCTGCACCTGGTGTTGCGGTAAGAAAAAGTTGCATGACCTTTTCAGAGCGGGAGCTGAGGGGGGAAGTGATGAAAGtcggacagaaagagagacagtgtgAATTTAGGGCTTTTGGTAAATCCTTAAGATTCCCTAACGTCTCTGAATTCCCACCAACAGCTTTGGGACAGAGTGAAGGATGGAGCTATGGACTGATGGATAGAGGGATGTAGAGGGCACTGACACCATCGTGTCTTTCCCTTGGATTTCTTAGCTTTCTCGatgattaataaaacaaattggggcaagaaaaaaagttagttcattagttgtgtttttatgagtttTTGAGTCACATACCTGTGTGTGGAGTCCTGAGGTGAGCGTGGTGTGAtcagagggatgagaggagctGGTTTTGACGCAGTCTCCACCACTGCTTCTTTTAATCAAGTGGAGCCTTCAGCCCAGAGCTGTGAGTTTTCATCCTGCTGAGCTTTACTGAAAGTGAAAACGTCTTTTAATTAGTCTTCCACAACAGaatatttatagatttttataGGTGACACTGATGGTGACAGACTTGGAGCAAGTGAAGAACTCACCTGAATGAAAgtctcctctgtgctgcagcaacTTGATGAGCCTCGGTTGAATATATGAGTTAAATAAAACGGAGAAGATTCTTTTTCTAATGTACAAGTGGACAGTCTAACCAAAAACGTGAGAGTACAATAGAAGCATTTCAGTGTTAAACCAAATTGGAGCCGTTTAGGTCACTATTAGTcatgtattattattcttatcaacattaataataataataattccaaTAATACTAGAGCGGCTCCAGAGTgcgatattattattattattattatataagtCAAACACAATATTAAAGGTATTAAAAGGTGTATTAGTCACAAATTCCCTGACACATCGAAAATATTACTTAATGTGTAGACTACTGTAAATTGTTAAGTGTCGTGAGTCTATGGGGCTTAATGGCAGCCATTCATTTTACTTATTCTATTGTAATCTATCGGTCGTTCAGTGGACGCACCGCAGGAGGGCatgcacgtctctctctctctctctctctctctctctctctctctctctctctctctctctctctctctctctctctctctctctctctctctctctctctgtggcgtCAGCGGTATCCTAGCAACAGCCCGGCTCGAGCTCAGCTCTATCATCCGCCGCTGAGCGCTGTCGTCAAGCCGCGTTCACGCGCTCAGACAAAAACAGGAAGCCATCTTGATTTCTCTATCCTACAAATTAAAAGCAGATTGAATTCAGGAAAGTTCACCTGTAGCTTCATCCTGGGAGACTGTCTTGAATGAGCTGTCATCCAGCGATAAGTATGGGACCAAGCCTTTTCCATGGGAGCAGATTATACATGTAAGTAAAGTGGTATTTTGTGACATTGGAGTGGAGGAGCAACAAATATGAGCATTTGTGTGcgttttgcttttatttatctCACGATACCTGTAGAACACCCACAAGACATTTCTCAGAGGTTACAACAGCCCACATAAACTATTCAGTGTGAAGGTCTAGTTTCTGGTGCACGAAATGTCCAAACCATTAAATCCACGTTCTGCTGATCTGATGTTATTACATTTACAGAATACAGTATTTAAAGTATGCATCTTAAACATCAATATTAAAGGTTACAAATctacacattttttttgcagGGAGAATCATTTCAAGCTGATGGTTGTTCAGGGAAATTAACTTCACAAATCTtttttaaacagataaacagttttattcagatggaataaaaactagTGACATATATGTGAAAACATGAGTTTTATCATGAGAAATATGGAATGGCTCAGATTGTGCCAAGAAGGTCAATTGGATATTATGCTTCActttattggaaaaaaaaatgtggcatttcactgaaatgtatttttagacggacacaaaatatttaatttagatgTTTTCCATTGTGATGATATTTCTTtctaaaattattttctttttattatgttgtttttcacatttccttagtcttttgtgtgttgtatttgaaTACAGGAAAGTGCGGGGGAAGTGCACATGTGTGACATATTAAAGGAAGTGCTTCACTGACCTTTCACCCTTTGCCACCTCGTGACAACGCTGTTGTCCAAACTATAATCCGCTCTGTCCCATTTACGCATCacctccacttttttttttattttgaaagcctTCAGTCGGAAGTGCAGTTATTCCCTCCGCTGTGTGACTTTGCTCGCGGCTCCGCTCAGCTCCCCGCGGCAGAGCAGACAAGAAACCATGGAGCGCAACAAGACGTGTTGGAGAGTGTCGCTGAGCGCACGGGAGAAGTGCCAGCTCCTGCTCCGTGCCTAAACTCACTTTCTCGACTGTGGGAACATCTTCCTTCACCAGCGGGCGCGCACGGTGCGGTTTCTCCATCCAAGCGTGCGTAAAGTGACAGGAGAGGTGCAGAgaatttaaaacaacagtttgGAGTGACCAAAGAGCGCAGGAgcgaaggaggagaagaactaGAAGCGCCCGAAGGAGAGAGACGAGTGCCCGGCGGCGGTTTGCAATGCTCTGCGTGTTCTACTCTTTGTGCTTTTCTCGCTGTTTCTGGAAAATGTGGTGCGTAAAAACCCGCTGATTGCTTTCATGTCCGACGCCATTAGAAGGAGCGGTGACTTTTCTTGAAGTAAACTGTGAAGAGGAGCTGTGATTCgacaaggagaagaaggacCTGGGCTCCAAACCGAGAGCGAGTCCCTGAACAGTTACGAACCATGGTGAAGTTTCACAACTCGGACCTATGGATAGCCTGGCTGGTCATCTTCTGCATGGAGGGTAAGTTCATCCACCTCTGGGAACTTCAGTCTACTTCATCCAAGCTGTACGCAGCTCGCACCTTGTACACTCACCACCccgcaataataataatgataataataataataacgatgATAATAGGTTTGAGGGAGAGGGCTTACAGTCTGAATCACGTGGACACATCATCATTACAAATCATCTGCATCAGTATTGCAAAAACAGATGTATCTGGATTTAAATTGTGCCACGGGGGCtcaacctctcctctccaggAGCGCgtgccccccctcccttcttAATACTGTATGTTTGGATCAAGCTTATAAATCCCCGGCATTTCCATCACAAAAAACTAAAGCACAGATTTAgactccttttttttcttcctcagtaTTCCAGTCACCGTGGCATCTACTCCCCCGAAAAAGCACTTTTGGATTGTGCGCGTCTCATCCATAATGCGCTCTGCCGACTGATACTACTTTTGCTTTTGCGCGTCTTACACAACACAGATTGCTgctttatttaagaaaaaacgAGAGTGATTCACTTTAAACGTGGCACAGGAGcgggagagtgtgtgttttgaaatagAAACGGAGCAGACGGTGCAGGGTGGCGCTGCGTAATCCGCCCGATTAACGAAACGCACGGTGGCCAGGCGGCACAGGAGAGAGGAACACAAATCACTGTATATTCCTACAATTGTTCTATGGGGAaattgtgctgtgtgtgcacgtgcatgtgtgtgttacactaAATGGCAAAGTTCATTGTCCTTGTGTAAAGGGCTGGAGGATGGGGCATTCAaatatatcaagataaaaatgttcatgtggGACTATCGATAATTAACACGATACATTTCATATTATCATTATCTGTACAGTTTAACGACTaaagtgaaggttgtggttttgaacTTAAACTTGAACTAAAACTTTACAAACCTGAGGAACATCAGTTCAGCCTTATAGCTCTTCGCTGTACTtaatatatatagatttata
Proteins encoded:
- the LOC118105752 gene encoding uncharacterized protein DDB_G0288629, whose translation is MSFDLSSAVGDKEEVVQSEEAQKDEFSFPWSKKKDGDKEKGGKEKGCSKDKSDSKSSKDSKDKSGSKSSKSGKDKSDSKSGKDKSDSKSSKDKSGCKSKDGHEKKQKKEHKDGEKHGSSSSSSSSSSSNSSSSDED